A DNA window from Mesorhizobium sp. C432A contains the following coding sequences:
- a CDS encoding glutamine synthetase family protein, with product MTSPSGSTPAEAQAFLDAHPEIEAFDIVLTDANGVGRGKIVRRHELKSIFEGGRHMPISILGLDITGEDVHETGLIWTTGDGDLRAWPIPGTLVPLYGTNPPRGQLLMAMYHLEGQPMSSDPRLALARQVDILAAKGLYPAGAFELEFFLLANERDADGKVKPADAVLDGRRSAKTEVYSVDHLHGMEPLFSDIYAAAKAQGIPAETVISEYAPGQYELTLNYRKDVMRAADDLVMLKRLVRAQARRHGVTACFMAKPIEKYAGSGMHFHVSLQDKNGRNVFAEAGGESWSLPLLQGLGGLIQTMAESMLVFAPHANSWRRFVSQSYAPVAPTWGVNNRSVALRVPAGDAKNRRIEHRPSGVDANPYLIAATVLAGIIKGLDEGLDPGPETTGNGYEAAVTRTTMPVDWRAAIEAARASSFLKEALGEDLHRTFVAIKQSEYLRVARTVSELDYHLYLHEV from the coding sequence ATGACTTCACCTTCGGGCTCGACGCCCGCCGAGGCGCAAGCCTTTCTCGACGCCCATCCCGAAATCGAAGCCTTCGATATCGTCTTGACCGACGCCAACGGCGTCGGCCGCGGCAAGATCGTGCGCCGGCATGAGCTGAAAAGCATCTTCGAGGGCGGCCGCCACATGCCGATCTCGATCCTCGGCCTCGACATCACCGGCGAGGATGTGCACGAAACCGGGCTGATCTGGACGACTGGAGACGGCGATCTCAGGGCATGGCCCATTCCCGGCACGCTGGTGCCGCTTTACGGCACGAACCCGCCGCGCGGCCAGTTGCTGATGGCGATGTACCATCTCGAGGGACAGCCAATGTCGTCGGACCCGCGCTTGGCGCTGGCCAGGCAGGTCGACATCTTGGCGGCCAAGGGCCTCTATCCCGCCGGCGCCTTCGAACTCGAATTTTTCCTGCTGGCCAATGAGCGCGATGCCGATGGCAAGGTGAAACCGGCGGATGCCGTGCTCGACGGCCGCCGCTCGGCCAAGACGGAAGTCTATTCCGTCGACCATCTGCACGGCATGGAGCCGCTGTTTTCCGACATCTATGCCGCGGCTAAGGCGCAAGGCATTCCGGCCGAAACGGTGATTTCCGAATACGCGCCCGGCCAGTACGAGCTGACGCTGAACTACCGCAAGGATGTCATGCGGGCGGCCGACGACCTCGTCATGTTGAAGCGGCTGGTGCGGGCGCAGGCGCGCCGCCATGGTGTTACCGCCTGCTTCATGGCCAAGCCGATCGAAAAATATGCCGGCTCCGGCATGCATTTCCATGTTTCGCTGCAGGACAAGAACGGCCGCAACGTTTTTGCCGAAGCCGGCGGCGAAAGCTGGTCGCTGCCGCTGCTGCAGGGGCTCGGCGGGCTGATCCAGACCATGGCCGAATCGATGCTGGTGTTTGCGCCGCACGCCAATTCCTGGCGGCGCTTCGTCTCGCAGTCCTATGCGCCGGTGGCGCCGACCTGGGGCGTCAACAACCGTTCGGTGGCGCTGCGCGTGCCGGCCGGCGACGCCAAGAACCGGCGCATCGAGCACCGGCCGTCGGGCGTCGACGCCAATCCCTACCTGATCGCGGCAACGGTGCTGGCCGGCATCATCAAGGGTCTGGACGAAGGCCTCGACCCCGGCCCTGAAACCACTGGGAATGGCTATGAAGCCGCTGTCACGCGCACGACCATGCCGGTCGACTGGCGCGCCGCGATCGAGGCGGCGCGCGCCTCGAGCTTCCTGAAAGAGGCGCTTGGCGAGGATCTGCATCGCACCTTCGTGGCGATCAAGCAGTCGGAGTATCTGCGCGTCGCGCGTACGGTGAGCGAGCTGGACTACCACCTCTACCTGCACGAGGTCTGA
- a CDS encoding aspartate aminotransferase family protein has product MHSTNSSKASIDGISRDRIAALRTSEANTFRKARPKSQAKVGNGLPGFFGGVPMHWMNDWPTPFPILVESAKGAAITDIDGNRLDDFCLGDTGSMFGHSPPPVARAIRRQAGRGLTYMLPSEDALAIGPLLTQLFGLPFWQIATTATDANRFALRVARAVTGREKILVFNGCYHGSVDETMVRMVDGKPVNRPGLAGEFRDLTKTAKVIEFNDVAALQAALKDKDVACVIAEPVLTNSCMVLPDPGFHDALRKLTRAAGTLLLIDETHTISTGPGGYTRKFGLQPDLFVLGKPIAGGVPASVWGMSDEVASRYADYNRTKEPGYSGMGTTLSANPLQFAAMRATLEEVMTQENYARMDRLALRLDAGLTGVIDRYNLPWHVARVGARVEFICAPGPLRNGAEAETAHAPELEAAIHVALVNQGVLIAPFHNMMLISPATTGAQVNRLITAFATVAARLTA; this is encoded by the coding sequence ATGCACAGCACGAACAGTTCAAAAGCATCCATCGACGGTATCAGCCGTGACCGCATCGCTGCATTGCGGACAAGCGAGGCGAACACCTTCCGCAAGGCGCGGCCGAAATCGCAGGCCAAGGTCGGTAACGGCCTGCCAGGCTTCTTCGGCGGTGTGCCGATGCACTGGATGAACGACTGGCCGACGCCATTCCCGATCCTGGTCGAAAGCGCCAAGGGCGCCGCCATCACGGACATCGACGGCAACAGGCTGGACGATTTCTGCCTCGGTGACACCGGCTCGATGTTCGGCCATTCGCCGCCGCCGGTGGCGCGCGCCATCCGCCGCCAGGCCGGGCGCGGCCTGACCTATATGCTGCCTTCGGAAGATGCGCTGGCCATCGGGCCGCTGCTCACACAGCTTTTCGGTCTGCCGTTCTGGCAGATCGCCACCACCGCCACCGACGCCAACCGCTTCGCGCTGCGCGTCGCCCGCGCCGTCACCGGCCGCGAAAAGATACTGGTCTTCAACGGCTGCTATCACGGCTCGGTCGACGAGACGATGGTCCGGATGGTCGACGGCAAGCCCGTGAATCGGCCGGGGCTGGCGGGTGAGTTTCGCGACCTGACCAAGACGGCGAAGGTCATTGAATTCAACGATGTCGCCGCGCTGCAAGCAGCGCTCAAGGACAAGGATGTCGCCTGCGTCATTGCTGAGCCGGTGCTGACCAATTCCTGCATGGTGCTGCCCGATCCGGGTTTTCACGACGCCTTGCGCAAACTGACGCGCGCGGCCGGAACGCTGCTTCTGATAGACGAGACGCACACGATTTCGACTGGACCCGGCGGCTACACCAGGAAATTCGGGCTGCAGCCCGACCTGTTCGTGCTGGGCAAGCCGATCGCCGGCGGCGTGCCGGCAAGCGTGTGGGGCATGAGCGACGAGGTCGCCTCGCGCTATGCCGACTACAATCGAACCAAGGAGCCGGGCTATTCCGGCATGGGCACGACGCTGTCGGCGAACCCGCTGCAGTTCGCAGCCATGCGCGCAACGCTCGAAGAGGTGATGACGCAGGAGAATTATGCCCGGATGGATCGCCTCGCCCTGCGGCTCGATGCCGGGCTGACCGGCGTCATCGATCGCTACAATCTGCCCTGGCATGTCGCCCGCGTCGGCGCCCGCGTCGAGTTCATCTGCGCCCCTGGCCCGCTCAGGAACGGCGCCGAAGCCGAGACTGCCCATGCGCCGGAGCTTGAGGCGGCTATCCATGTCGCGCTGGTCAACCAGGGCGTGCTGATCGCGCCCTTTCACAACATGATGCTGATCTCACCGGCCACCACCGGCGCCCAGGTCAACCGGCTGATCACCGCCTTCGCCACGGTTGCGGCAAGGCTGACGGCATGA
- a CDS encoding WD40 repeat domain-containing protein, with translation MPTVAPLDLEGHCLAAVFLDNVPHFALADGTVHRLDNGHKTIQANDGLLSTFHDAANDRLITGGEDGKIFAVAAGGNVSELASAGKKWITSVAAGPQGAIAYATGKTAFVRFADGKTKEFAHPRSVEGLAFSPKGMRFGVARYNGATLHFPAAEGRPVELEWAGAHTGVTFSPDGAFLVTTMQENALHGWKLADGKHMRMTGYPGKVKSLSWSVKGKWLASSGAPAAIVWPFSGKDGPMGKAPLELGTRGNAMVTSVACHPSQDVVAVGYDDGMVMAVRFTDAKEVLLRRPGKGAITAMMWDKEERRVAFGSAAGDCGVIDISA, from the coding sequence ATGCCCACAGTTGCTCCCCTCGACCTGGAAGGTCACTGCCTTGCCGCCGTCTTCCTCGACAACGTGCCGCATTTTGCGCTCGCCGATGGGACAGTTCATAGGCTCGACAACGGCCACAAGACAATTCAGGCCAATGACGGCCTGCTCTCCACGTTCCATGACGCCGCCAACGACCGCCTGATCACCGGCGGCGAGGACGGCAAGATTTTTGCCGTTGCCGCCGGCGGCAATGTCAGCGAACTCGCCAGCGCCGGCAAGAAGTGGATCACCAGCGTCGCCGCCGGGCCGCAAGGCGCTATCGCCTATGCCACAGGCAAGACTGCGTTCGTGCGCTTTGCCGACGGCAAGACCAAAGAGTTTGCCCATCCACGTTCGGTCGAGGGGCTGGCCTTCTCCCCCAAGGGCATGCGCTTCGGCGTCGCCCGCTACAATGGCGCGACGCTGCATTTCCCGGCCGCCGAGGGCAGACCGGTGGAGCTGGAATGGGCCGGCGCCCATACCGGCGTCACCTTCTCGCCGGATGGCGCCTTCCTCGTCACCACCATGCAGGAAAACGCGCTGCATGGTTGGAAGCTCGCCGACGGCAAGCACATGCGCATGACCGGCTATCCCGGCAAGGTCAAAAGCCTGTCGTGGAGCGTGAAGGGCAAGTGGCTGGCGAGTTCCGGCGCGCCGGCGGCGATCGTCTGGCCGTTTTCGGGCAAGGACGGCCCGATGGGCAAGGCGCCGCTGGAGCTCGGCACGCGCGGCAACGCCATGGTGACATCGGTTGCCTGCCATCCGAGCCAGGATGTCGTCGCCGTCGGCTATGATGACGGCATGGTCATGGCGGTGCGCTTTACCGATGCCAAAGAGGTGCTGTTGCGCCGCCCGGGCAAGGGCGCCATCACCGCGATGATGTGGGATAAGGAAGAGCGCCGGGTCGCCTTCGGCAGTGCCGCCGGCGACTGCGGCGTCATCGATATCTCGGCGTGA
- a CDS encoding GTP-binding protein, translated as MSEAQTQIPVTVLTGYLGAGKTTLLNRILSENHGKRYAVIVNEFGEIGIDNDLIVESDEEIYEMNNGCVCCTVRGDLIRVVEGLMRRPGRFDAIVVETTGLADPVPVAQTFFMDDDVRSKTKLDAVVALVDAKHLPLRLKDSKEAEDQIAFADVVVLNKTDLVTPEELAKVEATIRAINPAARIHRTTRAGVALSEVLDRGAFDLSRALENDPHFLEAHDHDHDHHDHDHDHHDHDHDHHHHGHAHPSDIHDVTVQSVSLRGGEMDPKKFFPWIEKITQMEGPNILRLKGIIALKGDDERYVIQGVHMIIEGDHQRAWKDGEKHESRLVFIGRELDAERLKKSFDACQAA; from the coding sequence ATGAGCGAAGCACAGACGCAAATCCCCGTGACCGTTCTCACCGGCTATCTCGGCGCCGGCAAGACGACGCTGCTCAACCGCATCCTGTCGGAAAACCATGGCAAGCGTTATGCCGTCATCGTCAATGAATTCGGCGAGATCGGCATCGACAATGATTTGATCGTGGAATCCGACGAGGAAATCTACGAAATGAACAATGGCTGCGTCTGCTGCACGGTGCGCGGCGACCTGATCCGCGTCGTCGAAGGCCTGATGCGCCGTCCCGGCCGCTTCGACGCCATCGTCGTCGAGACCACCGGCCTCGCCGATCCTGTGCCGGTGGCGCAGACCTTCTTCATGGACGACGACGTGCGCTCCAAGACCAAACTCGACGCTGTCGTGGCTCTGGTCGACGCCAAGCACCTGCCGCTCAGGTTGAAGGATTCCAAGGAAGCCGAGGACCAGATCGCCTTCGCCGATGTCGTCGTGCTCAACAAGACCGACCTGGTGACGCCCGAAGAACTGGCCAAGGTCGAGGCCACCATCCGCGCCATCAACCCGGCGGCCAGGATCCACCGCACCACGCGCGCCGGCGTGGCGCTGTCCGAAGTGCTCGACCGCGGCGCCTTCGACCTGTCGCGCGCATTGGAAAACGACCCGCATTTCCTTGAGGCGCACGATCATGATCACGACCACCATGATCACGACCACGATCACCACGACCATGATCACGACCATCATCATCACGGTCACGCGCATCCCTCCGACATCCATGACGTGACCGTGCAGTCGGTGTCGCTGCGCGGCGGCGAGATGGACCCGAAGAAATTCTTCCCGTGGATCGAGAAGATCACTCAGATGGAAGGTCCCAACATCCTGCGGCTGAAAGGCATCATCGCGCTCAAGGGCGACGACGAGCGCTATGTCATCCAGGGCGTGCACATGATCATCGAAGGCGACCACCAGCGCGCTTGGAAAGACGGCGAAAAGCATGAGAGCCGGCTGGTGTTCATCGGCCGCGAGCTTGACGCCGAACGGCTGAAGAAGAGCTTTGACGCCTGCCAGGCGGCTTGA
- a CDS encoding MarR family winged helix-turn-helix transcriptional regulator — protein MAKADKTATMSRLHSAARLARTALAARLLAHGFYAGQDQIMLTLDREDGQTPGNLAGRLGVRPPTITKTINRLQAQGFLEKRASSADARQAHIFLTDTGREIIHAIEKSVKKTEKQALKGLDKKEQKTLFKLLARIEANLSNEELVLVDDDADIDD, from the coding sequence ATGGCCAAGGCGGACAAGACTGCAACGATGAGCCGGCTGCATTCGGCGGCAAGGCTGGCAAGGACCGCGCTGGCGGCGCGGCTTCTGGCGCACGGCTTCTATGCCGGCCAGGACCAGATCATGCTGACGCTCGACCGCGAGGACGGCCAGACGCCCGGCAATCTCGCCGGCCGCCTCGGCGTGCGCCCGCCGACCATCACCAAGACCATCAACCGGCTGCAGGCCCAGGGCTTTTTGGAAAAGCGCGCCTCTTCCGCGGATGCACGCCAGGCGCATATCTTTCTCACCGACACCGGCCGCGAGATCATCCACGCCATCGAGAAGTCGGTGAAGAAGACCGAAAAGCAGGCCTTGAAGGGCCTCGACAAGAAAGAACAGAAGACGCTGTTCAAGCTGCTCGCCCGCATCGAGGCCAATTTGTCGAACGAGGAGCTGGTGCTCGTCGACGACGACGCCGACATCGACGACTGA
- a CDS encoding AraC family transcriptional regulator, producing the protein MTHDLDGEATQGLGRSCADEDRIVSAPGSTGIERIEAHFHGNAFDLHRHDTLAVGVTLSGVQRFHYRGTVNHSLPGQVIVLHPDEVHDGGAGTEDGLRYRILYLEPSLLLDCLDGAPLPFVRDAVVSDPALRGTLLSALSPLDEELDELFVADFVAELAQHLGRHAGQKAKPMGKSASRAAALARGYLEENAERSVRSDELEAVTGLDRYALSRHFRATYSTSPHRFLLMRRLQKARRMIEVGEPLAEIAVGAGFSDQSHFNRHFKKAFGLTPGRWSALVRGPSVAA; encoded by the coding sequence AGGGTCTTGGACGTTCGTGCGCGGATGAAGACCGGATCGTCTCGGCGCCAGGCAGCACCGGCATCGAGCGCATCGAGGCGCATTTCCATGGCAACGCCTTCGACCTGCACCGTCATGATACACTTGCCGTCGGCGTGACGCTTTCCGGTGTGCAGCGCTTCCACTACAGGGGCACTGTCAACCACAGCCTGCCCGGCCAGGTTATCGTGCTGCATCCCGACGAAGTGCACGATGGCGGCGCCGGGACCGAGGATGGTCTGCGCTACCGGATCCTCTATCTGGAACCCTCACTGCTGCTCGACTGCCTCGACGGCGCGCCGCTGCCTTTCGTCAGGGATGCTGTGGTCAGCGATCCTGCCTTGCGTGGCACGCTGCTTTCGGCCCTGTCGCCGCTCGATGAGGAACTGGACGAGCTGTTCGTCGCCGATTTCGTTGCGGAGCTGGCGCAGCATCTGGGGCGTCATGCGGGACAGAAAGCAAAGCCGATGGGGAAGTCGGCCTCGCGTGCGGCAGCGCTGGCGCGCGGCTATCTCGAGGAGAATGCCGAGCGGTCCGTTCGTTCCGATGAGCTGGAAGCCGTCACCGGGCTCGACCGCTATGCGCTGTCACGCCATTTTCGCGCGACCTATTCCACCAGCCCGCATCGGTTCCTGCTGATGCGCCGGCTGCAAAAGGCAAGACGGATGATCGAGGTGGGCGAGCCGCTGGCCGAGATTGCCGTTGGCGCCGGCTTCAGCGACCAGAGTCATTTCAACAGGCATTTCAAGAAAGCATTCGGCCTGACGCCCGGCCGCTGGTCGGCGCTGGTGCGCGGCCCTTCGGTGGCGGCCTAG